Proteins from a genomic interval of Chionomys nivalis chromosome 7, mChiNiv1.1, whole genome shotgun sequence:
- the Smim6 gene encoding small integral membrane protein 6, which translates to MLWAANSHFFELLNSCDHLAAASTQEPQSIYTGEMVIPKDTQNDEFWNNSWDMGGLIVIGLFIATFLFFLIFAIVFGCVESTACEED; encoded by the exons ATGCTCTGGGCTGCCAACAGTCATTTCTTTGAGTTGCTGAATAGCTGTGATCACCTGGCAGCCGCTTCCACCCAGGAACCCCAGAGT atTTACACGGGCGAAATGGTGATCCCCAAGGACACGCAGAATGACGAATTCTGGAATAACTCGTGGGACATGGGGGGCCTGATAGTGATCGGCCTGTTCATCGCTacattcctcttcttcctcatattCGCCATTGTGTTCGGGTGTGTAGAAAGTACTGCGTGTGAGGAGGACTGA